Proteins from one Impatiens glandulifera chromosome 2, dImpGla2.1, whole genome shotgun sequence genomic window:
- the LOC124925756 gene encoding ABC transporter G family member 1-like isoform X2, whose protein sequence is MICNGKGVFLTWEDLSVSVSSSRDGPKQILKGLTGYACSGDVLAVMGPSGCGKSTLLDALAGRLSSTWIQNGDILLNGHKQQLAYGTSAYVTQEDTLTWTLTVKEAVHYSAQLQLPNSMSKAAKAERVETTIREMGLQDSVDTRIGGWGRKGLSNGQKRRLSICLEILTRPKLLFLDEPTSGLDSAASYYVMSRIAKVSKQEGMTVVASIHQPSCDVFGLFRNLCLLSSGRTIYFGNCSAATEFFATNGFPCPSLQNPADHYLKTINSDFDEDIEQGNGAKATAEEAIDVLVESYRSSSNICKLIEQQLANIHTRGTGAIVEKKKKKGGQASFFFQCLALTERSFINMSRDMGYYWLRLAIYIALAFGLGTVFFDIGTSYGSIQARGSVLMFIASFLTILAIGGFPSFVEDMKVFERERLNGHYGSLAFVVGNTLSSMPYLFAISLIPGGITYYLIGLHGGNKRFIHFAMTLFACMMLVESLMMIVASLVPNFLMGVISGAGIQGLMMLSGGFFRLPKDLPNVFWRYPMYYISFHKYAFQGLYKNEFEGMRFGDKKETGIDSYVEGDKILRETFDVEMGYSKWVDLGILFGMIVLYKFLFFGFVKGNEQIKPFIKGLLKFLSFRNTN, encoded by the exons atgatttGTAATGGAAAAGGCGTGTTCTTGACATGGGAGGATTTGTCTGTATCAGTTTCAAGTAGCAGAGATGGTCCCAAACAAATCCTTAAAGGTCTTACAGGCTATGCTTGCTCAGGAGATGTATTAGCTGTCATGGGCCCTTCTGGTTGTGGAAAATCAACACTTCTTGATGCACTGGCTGGTAGGCTAAGCTCTACTTGGATTCAAAATGGAGATATTCTTCTCAATGGCCATAAACAACAACTTGCATATGGGACATCG gCATATGTAACTCAAGAAGATACTTTGACATGGACACTTACAGTTAAAGAAGCTGTCCATTACTCTGCCCAACTCCAATTGCCTAATTCAATGTCTAAGGCTGCAAAGGCCGAAAGGGTAGAGACTACAATAAGAGAAATGGGACTGCAAGACTCTGTAGACACGCGAATAGGAGGTTGGGGAAGAAAAGGACTGAGCAATGGCCAAAAGAGGAGGCTGAGTATTTGCTTAGAGATCTTAACGCGCCCAAAGCTTCTATTCCTCGACGAGCCAACGAGTGGTCTTGACAGTGCAGCTTCTTACTATGTTATGAGCAGAATAGCTAAAGTTTCCAAACAGGAAGGAATGACAGTTGTTGCATCCATACATCAACCGAGTTGTGATGTTTTTGGGCTTTTTCGTAATCTATGTCTTCTCTCGTCTGGCCGAACAATATACTTTGGAAACTGCTCTGCTGCAACTGAG TTCTTTGCAACAAATGGTTTTCCTTGCCCGTCTCTCCAAAATCCAGCCGATCACTACCTCAAAACAATTAATTCGGATTTTGATGAG GACATTGAGCAAGGGAATGGAGCAAAAGCTACTGCAGAGGAAGCCATTGATGTTCTTGTTGAATCCTACAGATCATCATCAAATATTTGCAAGCTGATTGAACAACAACTAGCCAATATCCATACAAgg GGTACTGGAGCCAtagtggagaagaagaagaagaagggaggCCAAGCTAGCTTCTTCTTCCAATGCCTTGCCCTTACAGAGAGGTCTTTTATCAACATGTCTCGTGATATGGGTTACTATTGGCTTCGGCTGGCCATATACATTGCCTTGGCTTTTGGTTTAGGCACTGTCTTCTTTGACATTGGCACTTCATACGGCTCAATTCAG GCAAGAGGATCCGTTCTCATGTTTATTGCTTCGTTCTTGACAATCCTTGCAATTGGTGGTTTCCCTTCCTTTGTAGAGGACATGAAG GTCTTTGAGCGGGAGAGACTAAACGGGCATTATGGATCATTGGCTTTCGTGGTGGGCAACACTTTATCTTCAATGCCTTACTTGTTTGCCATATCTCTAATTCCCGGGGGAATCACTTACTATCTCATTGGTCTTCACGGTGGAAACAAACGTTTCATCCACTTCGCAATGACTCTTTTCGCTTGCATGATGTTGGTGGAGAGCCTAATGATGATCGTGGCAAGTTTGGTTCCGAATTTCCTAATGGGCGTCATTTCAGGAGCCGGAATTCAAGGACTGATGATGCTGAGTGGTGGTTTTTTCAGGTTGCCTAAGGATTTACCAAATGTATTTTGGAGATACCCAATGTACTACATTTCTTTCCACAAGTACGCGTTTCAGGGACTTTACAAGAACGAATTTGAAGGGATGCGATTTGGCGACAAGAAGGAAACGGGGATAGATTCGTATGTTGAAGGTGATAAGATCTTGAGGGAAACATTCGATGTTGAAATGGGTTACTCAAAGTGGGTAGATCTTGGAATTTTGTTTGGAATGATAGTGTTGTATAAGTTCCTTTTCTTTGGCTTTGTAAAAGGAAATGAACAAATTAAGCCATTTATTAAAGGATTACTAAAGTTTCTTTCTTTTAGAAACACTAATTAA
- the LOC124925756 gene encoding ABC transporter G family member 1-like isoform X1 — protein MLMKETNNIADEQANRDHQEEMICNGKGVFLTWEDLSVSVSSSRDGPKQILKGLTGYACSGDVLAVMGPSGCGKSTLLDALAGRLSSTWIQNGDILLNGHKQQLAYGTSAYVTQEDTLTWTLTVKEAVHYSAQLQLPNSMSKAAKAERVETTIREMGLQDSVDTRIGGWGRKGLSNGQKRRLSICLEILTRPKLLFLDEPTSGLDSAASYYVMSRIAKVSKQEGMTVVASIHQPSCDVFGLFRNLCLLSSGRTIYFGNCSAATEFFATNGFPCPSLQNPADHYLKTINSDFDEDIEQGNGAKATAEEAIDVLVESYRSSSNICKLIEQQLANIHTRGTGAIVEKKKKKGGQASFFFQCLALTERSFINMSRDMGYYWLRLAIYIALAFGLGTVFFDIGTSYGSIQARGSVLMFIASFLTILAIGGFPSFVEDMKVFERERLNGHYGSLAFVVGNTLSSMPYLFAISLIPGGITYYLIGLHGGNKRFIHFAMTLFACMMLVESLMMIVASLVPNFLMGVISGAGIQGLMMLSGGFFRLPKDLPNVFWRYPMYYISFHKYAFQGLYKNEFEGMRFGDKKETGIDSYVEGDKILRETFDVEMGYSKWVDLGILFGMIVLYKFLFFGFVKGNEQIKPFIKGLLKFLSFRNTN, from the exons ATGCTTATGAAGGAAACCAATAATATTGCAGATGAACAGGCTAATAGAGACCaccaagaagagatgatttGTAATGGAAAAGGCGTGTTCTTGACATGGGAGGATTTGTCTGTATCAGTTTCAAGTAGCAGAGATGGTCCCAAACAAATCCTTAAAGGTCTTACAGGCTATGCTTGCTCAGGAGATGTATTAGCTGTCATGGGCCCTTCTGGTTGTGGAAAATCAACACTTCTTGATGCACTGGCTGGTAGGCTAAGCTCTACTTGGATTCAAAATGGAGATATTCTTCTCAATGGCCATAAACAACAACTTGCATATGGGACATCG gCATATGTAACTCAAGAAGATACTTTGACATGGACACTTACAGTTAAAGAAGCTGTCCATTACTCTGCCCAACTCCAATTGCCTAATTCAATGTCTAAGGCTGCAAAGGCCGAAAGGGTAGAGACTACAATAAGAGAAATGGGACTGCAAGACTCTGTAGACACGCGAATAGGAGGTTGGGGAAGAAAAGGACTGAGCAATGGCCAAAAGAGGAGGCTGAGTATTTGCTTAGAGATCTTAACGCGCCCAAAGCTTCTATTCCTCGACGAGCCAACGAGTGGTCTTGACAGTGCAGCTTCTTACTATGTTATGAGCAGAATAGCTAAAGTTTCCAAACAGGAAGGAATGACAGTTGTTGCATCCATACATCAACCGAGTTGTGATGTTTTTGGGCTTTTTCGTAATCTATGTCTTCTCTCGTCTGGCCGAACAATATACTTTGGAAACTGCTCTGCTGCAACTGAG TTCTTTGCAACAAATGGTTTTCCTTGCCCGTCTCTCCAAAATCCAGCCGATCACTACCTCAAAACAATTAATTCGGATTTTGATGAG GACATTGAGCAAGGGAATGGAGCAAAAGCTACTGCAGAGGAAGCCATTGATGTTCTTGTTGAATCCTACAGATCATCATCAAATATTTGCAAGCTGATTGAACAACAACTAGCCAATATCCATACAAgg GGTACTGGAGCCAtagtggagaagaagaagaagaagggaggCCAAGCTAGCTTCTTCTTCCAATGCCTTGCCCTTACAGAGAGGTCTTTTATCAACATGTCTCGTGATATGGGTTACTATTGGCTTCGGCTGGCCATATACATTGCCTTGGCTTTTGGTTTAGGCACTGTCTTCTTTGACATTGGCACTTCATACGGCTCAATTCAG GCAAGAGGATCCGTTCTCATGTTTATTGCTTCGTTCTTGACAATCCTTGCAATTGGTGGTTTCCCTTCCTTTGTAGAGGACATGAAG GTCTTTGAGCGGGAGAGACTAAACGGGCATTATGGATCATTGGCTTTCGTGGTGGGCAACACTTTATCTTCAATGCCTTACTTGTTTGCCATATCTCTAATTCCCGGGGGAATCACTTACTATCTCATTGGTCTTCACGGTGGAAACAAACGTTTCATCCACTTCGCAATGACTCTTTTCGCTTGCATGATGTTGGTGGAGAGCCTAATGATGATCGTGGCAAGTTTGGTTCCGAATTTCCTAATGGGCGTCATTTCAGGAGCCGGAATTCAAGGACTGATGATGCTGAGTGGTGGTTTTTTCAGGTTGCCTAAGGATTTACCAAATGTATTTTGGAGATACCCAATGTACTACATTTCTTTCCACAAGTACGCGTTTCAGGGACTTTACAAGAACGAATTTGAAGGGATGCGATTTGGCGACAAGAAGGAAACGGGGATAGATTCGTATGTTGAAGGTGATAAGATCTTGAGGGAAACATTCGATGTTGAAATGGGTTACTCAAAGTGGGTAGATCTTGGAATTTTGTTTGGAATGATAGTGTTGTATAAGTTCCTTTTCTTTGGCTTTGTAAAAGGAAATGAACAAATTAAGCCATTTATTAAAGGATTACTAAAGTTTCTTTCTTTTAGAAACACTAATTAA
- the LOC124925760 gene encoding 14-3-3 protein 2-like, whose translation MATPSAREENVYMAKLAEQAERYEEMVEFMEKVANASAESDELSIEERNLLSVAYKNVIGARRASWRIISSIEQKEESRGNADHVATIKEYREKIETELSSICDGILKLLDSKLIPSAANGDSKVFYLKMKGDYHRYLAEFKTGSERKEAAENTLNAYKAAQDIANSELPPTHPIRLGLALNFSVFYYEILNSPDRACSLAKQAFDEAIAELDTLGEDSYKDSTLIMQLLRDNLTLWTSDMQDDGGDEIKEAPKNDEE comes from the exons ATGGCAACCCCATCCGCTCGCGAAGAGAATGTCTACATGGCCAAGCTCGCAGAGCAAGCCGAGCGCTACGAGGAGATGGTCGAATTCATGGAAAAGGTAGCCAACGCCTCTGCCGAATCTGATGAACTCTCCATCGAAGAGCGCAACCTCCTCTCTGTTGCCTACAAGAATGTCATAGGTGCTCGCCGTGCTTCCTGGAGGATTATTTCATCCATCGAGCAGAAAGAGGAGTCTCGCGGCAACGCCGATCACGTCGCTACTATTAAGGAGTACAGGGAAAAGATCGAGACCGAACTCTCCTCGATCTGTGATGGAATCCTGAAGCTGCTTGATTCCAAGCTTATCCCTTCTGCGGCCAACGGAGATTCCAAGGTGTTTTACCTTAAGATGAAAGGGGATTATCATAGGTACCTTGCTGAATTTAAGACTGGTTCTGAGAGGAAGGAAGCGGCGGAGAATACGCTCAATGCTTACAAGGCTGCACAG GATATTGCAAACTCAGAGCTGCCACCTACACATCCAATTCGACTTGGATTGGCTCTTAACTTCTCAGTGTTTTACTATGAGATCTTGAATTCACCCGATAGAGCATGCAGCCTTGCAAAACAG GCTTTTGATGAGGCAATTGCTGAGCTCGATACTCTGGGAGAGGATTCATACAAAGACAGCACATTGATAATGCAACTCCTTCGCGATAATTTAACTTTGTGGACTTCAGACATGCAG GATGATGGAGGggatgaaatcaaagaagcaccCAAGAACGATGAGGAATAA
- the LOC124924938 gene encoding monoacylglycerol lipase ABHD6: MKFMEKCFSFTAQRDRLYRYHFYFSGLRSAITDFGDGTVMHCWVPKSQRPNKPNLLLLHGFGANTMWQYGDLLRHFVHRYNVYLPDLLFFGGSRTARLERSETFQAQCVMRLMNEGHGVDKMSLVGISYGGFVGYSVAAQFPLAVEKVVLCCAGLCLEEEDMGGGLFPVADLDEAASILLPQTPDKLRELMRLSFAKTPLRVPSYFLSDYIHVMCTDHAKEKKELLQEILKDRKISNIPTITQPSLIVWGEQDQIFPLELGYRLKRHIGDNAELVTIKNAGHAVNLEKPNEFANHLKGFLLNDYNTYASFLKLHKRN, from the exons ATGAAATTTATGGAAAAGTGTTTCAGTTTCACGGCACAAAGAGACCGGTTATATCGTTACCACTTTTACTTCTCCGGTCTCCGATCAGCCATAACCGATTTTGGAGATGGCACTGTCATGCATTGTTGGGTACCGAAATCCCAACGTCCAAACAAGCCAAATCTCCTCCTCCTTCACGGTTTTGGAGCCAACACAATGTGGCAATACGGAGATCTTCTCCGCCACTTTGTACACCGTTACAATGTTTACCTGCCTGATCTGCTGTTTTTCGGTGGCTCTCGAACCGCGAGGCTTGAGAGGTCGGAAACATTTCAGGCGCAATGTGTTATGAGGCTCATGAACGAGGGTCATGGTGTGGATAAGATGAGTCTTGTGGGGATAAGTTACGGTGGTTTTGTCGGTTATAGCGTGGCGGCGCAGTTTCCACTTGCGGTTGAGAAGGTGGTTTTGTGTTGCGCCGGTTTGTGTTTGGAGGAGGAGGATATGGGCGGCGGGTTGTTTCCGGTGGCAGATTTAGATGAGGCGGCCAGCATTTTGTTGCCACAAACGCCGGATAAATTGAGAGAATTGATGAGATTGTCTTTTGCTAAGACTCCTTTGAGAGTTCCTTCTTATTTTCTATCAGATTATATTCAT GTGATGTGTACTGATCATGcaaaagagaagaaagaatTACTACAAGAAATACTTAAAGACCGTAAAATTTCAAACATTCCTACAATTACTCag CCATCATTAATTGTATGGGGAGAACAAGATCAAATATTTCCATTGGAATTGGGTTACAGGCTCAAgag ACATATTGGAGATAATGCAGAACTAGTTACAATTAAGAATGCAGGGCATGCAGTGAATTTGGAGAAACCTAATGAGTTTGCTAATCACCTTAAGGGATTtcttttaaatgattataacaCTTATGCTTCATTTCTTAAATTACACAAacgaaattaa